The nucleotide sequence ATGAAGTTGAAACAAACAACATTAGAAATAATGTATATTTTAAAAATGATTGCATTATTAACTTTAATTAAATAATGTTTGTAATATTTTTAGAGATTTCGGCTCTCTAAAGCCTGAAATATGCAATGAATAATATTGAACAATTAGCCGTAATAAGAAACCACGTTGTTTTCTATTCATCGAAATCTGATTTGAATCCACAAATTTCGTGCCCAAAAATAATTTTAAGTTATCAATAACCTCTCCGGAGAACATATAAGGCATATTTTTATTGTAATCATAAAATATTCCCTGCTCTAAATCAAAATATTTATTTTCAGAATCTGAAAAATGAGGATAGAAACCAAGATATTTCGTTAGTTCTATCAAAAAAGCAATATGAAAGTTTGCATATTCATCAATTTCATCAAGATAATGGAAAGACGATTCCAGAAAATCGAACAGACTGACATTTTCTTCTTCCTCGTGCAAACTAAGATCAAGCATTTCCGCCAGGAAAATAGTAAGCCCCGACTTAAGCGGATCGAATTGTAAACTTTTATAAAAAGAATCTGCCTTAATTTCTTTTAAATTCTTTAATTCAACGGACTTATTTCTGGAATATGAAATTATTTCTACTAATGACAGAGGCTGGAATAGTCCCATCACATGATT is from Bacteroidota bacterium and encodes:
- the recO gene encoding DNA repair protein RecO, which gives rise to MQEVYNGIVIRSRNYSDTSIILKCYTKQRGIVSFIARGVKKKKNHVMGLFQPLSLVEIISYSRNKSVELKNLKEIKADSFYKSLQFDPLKSGLTIFLAEMLDLSLHEEEENVSLFDFLESSFHYLDEIDEYANFHIAFLIELTKYLGFYPHFSDSENKYFDLEQGIFYDYNKNMPYMFSGEVIDNLKLFLGTKFVDSNQISMNRKQRGFLLRLIVQYYSLHISGFREPKSLKILQTLFN